The following proteins come from a genomic window of Sphingobium cloacae:
- the rnhA gene encoding ribonuclease HI encodes MSALPQVEIFTDGACKGNPGPGGWGAVLRFGDREREISGGEALTTNNRMEMMAAVEALETLKRPCRVTLYTDSKYVMDGITKWVFGWQKNGWRTADRKPVKNAEIWQALVKAAARHQVTWQWVKGHAGHPENERADQLACAAAEGFRR; translated from the coding sequence ATGAGCGCGCTTCCGCAGGTCGAGATTTTCACGGACGGCGCGTGCAAGGGCAATCCCGGTCCCGGCGGCTGGGGCGCGGTGCTGCGCTTTGGGGACAGGGAACGGGAAATCTCCGGCGGCGAGGCGCTGACCACCAACAACCGCATGGAGATGATGGCGGCGGTGGAGGCGCTGGAAACGCTCAAGCGTCCCTGTCGGGTGACGCTCTACACCGACAGCAAATATGTGATGGACGGCATCACCAAATGGGTCTTCGGCTGGCAGAAGAATGGCTGGAGAACCGCCGACAGGAAGCCGGTGAAGAATGCCGAAATCTGGCAGGCGCTGGTGAAGGCGGCCGCGCGCCATCAGGTGACGTGGCAATGGGTGAAGGGCCATGCCGGCCACCCGGAGAATGAGCGCGCCGACCAGTTGGCCTGCGCGGCGGCAGAGGGATTCCGGCGGTAG
- a CDS encoding type II secretion system F family protein, protein MEAAPAGTLFGLSATDFGTLLAGLATAAVIFALYTVMTVRDPMAKRVKALNERREQLKAGITASTAKRRAKLVKKNQTTDRMRSFLSSLQVLQDDQLRDVQTRMAQAGIRSKEWAVAVIFARMVLPIAIGGMAALLIYGLDVFPDWGGFKRFMVFAGALLLSYKGPDLYINNKVQKRSAAIRKGLPDALDLLVICAEAGLTVDAAFSRVARELGKAYPELGDEFQLTAIELAFLTDRRMAFENLATRVNLDAVKGVVTTMIQTEKYGTPLASALRVLSAEFRHERMMRAEEKAARLPAIMTVPLILFILPTLFVVILGPAACSISQAFK, encoded by the coding sequence ATGGAAGCGGCCCCAGCAGGCACCCTCTTCGGCCTCAGCGCCACCGATTTCGGCACGCTGCTTGCCGGGTTGGCCACGGCAGCGGTCATCTTCGCGCTCTATACGGTCATGACCGTGCGCGATCCGATGGCCAAGCGCGTGAAGGCGCTGAACGAGCGGCGCGAGCAATTGAAGGCGGGCATCACCGCCTCCACCGCCAAGCGGCGCGCCAAGCTGGTCAAGAAGAACCAGACGACTGATCGCATGCGCTCCTTCCTGTCGAGCCTTCAGGTGTTGCAGGACGACCAGCTTCGCGACGTGCAGACCCGCATGGCGCAGGCGGGCATCCGCTCGAAGGAATGGGCCGTCGCCGTCATCTTCGCCCGCATGGTGCTGCCGATCGCCATCGGCGGCATGGCGGCGCTGCTGATCTATGGGCTGGACGTCTTCCCTGACTGGGGCGGGTTCAAGCGGTTCATGGTATTCGCGGGCGCGCTGCTGCTGTCTTACAAGGGCCCCGACCTCTACATCAACAACAAGGTCCAGAAACGGTCCGCCGCGATCCGCAAGGGGTTGCCCGACGCGCTCGACCTGCTGGTGATCTGCGCCGAGGCGGGGCTGACCGTAGACGCCGCCTTCAGCCGCGTGGCGCGCGAACTGGGCAAGGCCTATCCCGAGCTGGGCGACGAGTTCCAGTTGACCGCGATCGAACTGGCGTTCCTGACGGACCGGCGCATGGCCTTCGAAAATCTCGCCACGCGCGTCAATCTGGACGCGGTGAAGGGCGTGGTGACGACCATGATCCAGACGGAGAAATATGGCACGCCGCTGGCTTCCGCATTGCGCGTCCTGTCCGCCGAGTTCCGTCACGAACGCATGATGCGCGCCGAGGAAAAGGCCGCGCGCCTGCCCGCGATCATGACGGTGCCGCTGATCCTCTTCATCCTGCCGACACTGTTCGTGGTGATCCTGGGTCCGGCAGCCTGCTCGATCAGCCAGGCGTTCAAATAA
- the cpaB gene encoding Flp pilus assembly protein CpaB, whose translation MEAKKIVLLVGALFVAVTTALLARSMLSSSSAPQVNAASMPVAADQPHVLVATKALPVGTILDAESFRFQPWPKDLVEQAYYLKGEADPAKLAGSVVRNAITAGQPLTQGSLIKPGDRGFLAAALGPGMRAVTVPVSAQSSVAGFVFPGDRIDLVLTQSVSGGGEGEPLKVSETILRNLRVLATDQRMDAMGDDGKPVVRTYSNVTLEVTPKIAEKIAVAQTVGSLSLSLRSIADNAAELDAAIAGTDQDLPDGANPNAEKKMIASLQARPIDRGSTYSTGADVSRYQRSSVPAKQAAPADPNGAPAGTAVFQGPTIRVARGTNVTDVPVGGK comes from the coding sequence ATGGAAGCAAAAAAGATCGTGCTGCTGGTGGGGGCGCTTTTCGTGGCGGTCACGACAGCCTTGCTGGCGCGCAGCATGTTGAGCTCATCCAGCGCGCCGCAGGTCAATGCCGCGTCGATGCCGGTCGCCGCCGACCAGCCGCATGTGCTGGTCGCGACCAAGGCGCTGCCGGTGGGCACCATCCTCGATGCTGAGAGCTTCCGCTTCCAGCCCTGGCCCAAGGATCTGGTCGAACAGGCCTATTATCTGAAGGGCGAGGCCGATCCCGCCAAGCTGGCGGGCAGCGTCGTGCGCAACGCCATCACGGCGGGCCAGCCGCTGACGCAGGGTTCGCTGATCAAGCCGGGCGACCGGGGCTTCCTGGCCGCCGCGCTGGGTCCGGGGATGCGCGCGGTGACGGTGCCGGTGTCGGCGCAAAGCTCGGTCGCGGGCTTCGTCTTTCCGGGCGACCGCATCGATCTGGTCCTGACGCAGAGCGTATCGGGCGGCGGCGAAGGCGAACCGCTCAAGGTATCCGAAACCATCCTGCGCAACCTGCGCGTGCTCGCCACCGATCAGCGCATGGACGCGATGGGCGATGACGGCAAGCCGGTCGTGCGGACCTATTCCAACGTCACGCTGGAAGTGACGCCCAAGATCGCGGAGAAGATCGCGGTCGCGCAGACCGTCGGTTCGCTGTCGCTGTCGCTGCGCTCGATCGCGGACAATGCCGCCGAACTGGACGCCGCCATCGCGGGCACCGATCAGGACCTGCCCGACGGCGCCAATCCGAACGCCGAAAAGAAGATGATCGCGAGCCTTCAGGCCCGGCCCATCGATCGCGGCAGCACCTATTCCACGGGCGCCGACGTGTCGCGCTACCAGCGCAGCAGCGTCCCGGCCAAGCAGGCCGCGCCCGCCGACCCCAATGGCGCTCCCGCGGGAACGGCCGTCTTTCAGGGGCCGACGATCCGCGTCGCGCGCGGCACCAATGTGACCGATGTTCCGGTCGGGGGGAAGTAA
- a CDS encoding NAD(P)/FAD-dependent oxidoreductase: protein MTRFDIVIVGGGIAGASLGAELAARASVLILEKEAAAGYHATGRSVAFWEETYGGPLVQPLTTASGPMLLSPDPDFSDRPFLSPRRTLHVGRAEDAEARDRLLADYAGKVDLERVDPHRIVPGLRPGWTLGLLEPAVKDIDVGALHQAWLRRFQRRGGAMRLSTTLRSARRQDGGWRLETSDGPVGCGVIVDAAGAWADEVARACGVAPLGITPLRRTVLQLRVPALPSPALPLVMDMGGGFYFKPEGKGHIWLTPHDEAPSPPCDAAPDEMAVAQAIARFQEAVDWPIEAVERKWAGLRSFASDRAPVYGFDPEMPGFFWFAGQGGFGIQTSPAAALLARSLLLEEPIPEAIASLDPAAYCPTRFR, encoded by the coding sequence TTGACCCGATTCGACATCGTGATCGTGGGCGGCGGCATCGCCGGGGCGAGCCTCGGCGCGGAACTGGCGGCGCGGGCATCGGTCCTGATCCTGGAGAAGGAGGCGGCGGCGGGCTATCACGCGACCGGCCGCTCCGTCGCCTTCTGGGAAGAAACCTATGGCGGCCCGCTGGTGCAGCCGCTCACCACCGCGTCGGGGCCGATGCTGCTGTCGCCCGATCCCGATTTTTCCGACCGTCCCTTCCTGTCGCCGCGCCGGACGCTGCATGTGGGGCGGGCGGAGGATGCCGAGGCCCGCGACCGGCTGTTGGCGGACTATGCGGGAAAGGTCGATCTGGAGCGGGTCGATCCGCACCGGATAGTTCCGGGGCTGCGGCCCGGCTGGACGCTGGGCCTTCTGGAACCGGCGGTGAAGGACATCGATGTGGGCGCGCTGCATCAGGCATGGCTGCGGCGGTTCCAGCGGCGAGGGGGCGCAATGCGCCTGTCGACGACGCTCCGCTCGGCGCGGCGGCAGGACGGCGGCTGGCGGCTCGAAACCAGCGATGGGCCGGTCGGCTGCGGCGTGATCGTCGATGCGGCGGGCGCATGGGCCGACGAGGTGGCGCGGGCCTGCGGCGTCGCGCCTCTGGGCATCACGCCGTTGCGCCGCACAGTCCTCCAATTGCGGGTGCCGGCCCTGCCCTCGCCGGCCCTGCCGCTGGTCATGGACATGGGCGGCGGCTTCTATTTCAAGCCGGAAGGGAAGGGCCATATCTGGCTCACGCCCCATGACGAAGCGCCCTCGCCGCCTTGCGACGCCGCGCCGGACGAGATGGCGGTGGCGCAGGCCATCGCCCGCTTTCAGGAAGCGGTGGACTGGCCCATCGAGGCGGTCGAGCGCAAATGGGCGGGCCTGCGCAGCTTCGCGTCGGATCGCGCGCCGGTCTATGGTTTCGATCCGGAGATGCCGGGTTTCTTCTGGTTCGCGGGACAGGGCGGCTTCGGTATCCAGACATCGCCCGCCGCCGCTCTGCTGGCGCGTTCGCTATTGCTGGAGGAACCGATCCCGGAAGCCATTGCCAGCCTCGATCCCGCAGCTTACTGTCCGACTCGGTTTCGGTAA
- a CDS encoding pilus assembly protein CpaE: MNAPWKPGMNGQRDPFHAFVCDDHSFDLLRAVAAEMGWAPEKVNKGGMRNAVQSLSITASPQILFVDMSESGDPLNDINSLAEVCEPGTVVIAAGQVNDVRLYRDLLASGIQDYLLKPFGADQLRDALAQAQAVFFAPREGAVERPHMTAAVIGTRGGVGASSLATSLAWLLSGQHQRSTALLDLDIHFGTDALAMDLEPGRGLIDAIENPGRIDGLFIERAMVRASDNLAILSAEAPISMPMMSDGGAFYQLLEEFRTAFECSVIDLPRGMMIQHPHLMGDVNVAVVVTEMTLAGARDTIRVLSWLKGGAPQARVLVIANRVHPGSPEISRKDFEQSIERSIDVLIPFDIRAASQAAKLGKTLAEAAKGGKVGAACATMVKEVLGAAEAEEEEGGRKKGDSLLGKLGDLKNIIPSRKAKAAATH, encoded by the coding sequence ATGAACGCGCCCTGGAAACCCGGCATGAACGGACAGCGTGATCCGTTCCACGCCTTCGTCTGCGACGATCACAGCTTCGACCTTCTCCGCGCGGTGGCCGCCGAAATGGGGTGGGCGCCGGAAAAGGTGAACAAGGGCGGGATGCGCAACGCCGTCCAGAGCCTGTCGATCACCGCGTCGCCCCAGATCCTGTTCGTCGACATGTCCGAAAGCGGCGATCCGCTGAACGACATCAACAGCCTCGCCGAAGTGTGCGAGCCGGGCACGGTGGTGATCGCCGCAGGCCAGGTGAACGACGTGCGCCTTTATCGCGACCTGCTGGCGAGCGGCATCCAGGATTATCTGCTCAAGCCCTTCGGCGCGGACCAGCTCCGCGATGCGCTGGCGCAGGCCCAGGCCGTGTTCTTCGCCCCCCGCGAAGGTGCCGTGGAGCGGCCGCATATGACGGCGGCCGTCATCGGCACGCGCGGCGGCGTGGGCGCGTCGAGCCTCGCGACCTCGCTCGCCTGGCTGCTCAGCGGACAGCATCAGCGCTCGACCGCGCTTCTGGACCTCGACATCCATTTCGGCACCGACGCGCTCGCCATGGACCTGGAGCCGGGCCGCGGCCTGATCGACGCGATCGAGAATCCGGGCCGCATCGACGGCCTGTTCATCGAGCGCGCCATGGTGCGGGCCAGCGACAATCTGGCGATCCTGTCGGCCGAAGCGCCGATCAGCATGCCGATGATGTCGGACGGCGGGGCCTTCTATCAGTTGCTGGAGGAGTTCCGCACCGCCTTCGAATGCTCGGTGATCGACCTGCCGCGCGGCATGATGATCCAGCATCCGCACCTGATGGGCGACGTCAATGTGGCGGTGGTGGTCACGGAAATGACCCTGGCGGGCGCGCGGGACACCATCCGCGTGCTGTCATGGCTCAAGGGCGGCGCCCCGCAGGCGCGCGTTCTGGTGATCGCCAACCGCGTCCATCCCGGATCGCCGGAAATCAGCCGCAAGGATTTCGAACAGTCGATCGAGCGTTCCATCGATGTGCTCATCCCCTTCGACATCAGGGCCGCATCGCAGGCGGCGAAGCTGGGCAAGACGCTGGCCGAGGCCGCCAAGGGCGGCAAGGTCGGCGCGGCCTGCGCGACGATGGTGAAGGAAGTGCTGGGCGCCGCCGAGGCCGAGGAGGAGGAAGGCGGCCGCAAGAAGGGCGACTCCCTGCTCGGCAAGCTGGGCGACCTCAAGAACATCATTCCTTCGCGCAAGGCCAAGGCGGCGGCAACCCACTGA
- a CDS encoding CpaD family pilus assembly lipoprotein, which produces MTARSLKGIVQLGLIALIAIPGATQARGSKVNRSVDTIHQPVVSHAAYTFDVRPGMDGDLSVPEARRLNDWFASIGLGYGDRVSLTGDPAAVGPALREGIANVVARHGLLIDEDSSAIAGTASEGGVRLIVRRAMASVPGCPNWSSKAETDANLGASSNYGCAMNSNFAAMIANPEDLVRGQGSDSDLRTATSNRAISTYREKAPTGSGELKSQYGAQ; this is translated from the coding sequence ATGACAGCCCGTTCCTTGAAAGGCATCGTCCAGCTGGGCTTGATCGCCCTGATCGCCATTCCCGGCGCGACGCAAGCGCGCGGTTCCAAAGTCAATCGCAGCGTCGATACGATCCATCAGCCGGTGGTGAGCCACGCGGCCTACACCTTCGATGTGCGGCCCGGCATGGATGGCGATCTTTCCGTTCCGGAAGCGCGCCGCCTGAACGACTGGTTCGCCTCCATCGGCCTAGGCTATGGTGACCGCGTTTCGCTCACCGGCGATCCGGCCGCCGTCGGCCCGGCCCTGCGCGAAGGCATCGCCAATGTCGTCGCGCGGCATGGGCTGTTGATCGATGAAGACAGTTCGGCCATCGCCGGCACCGCTTCTGAAGGCGGCGTGCGCCTGATCGTGCGCCGCGCCATGGCGAGCGTACCCGGCTGCCCCAACTGGTCCAGCAAAGCGGAAACCGACGCCAATCTGGGCGCATCGTCCAACTATGGATGCGCCATGAACAGCAATTTCGCCGCGATGATCGCCAATCCGGAGGATCTGGTGCGCGGTCAGGGAAGCGACAGCGATTTGCGCACCGCCACCTCCAACCGCGCCATTTCCACCTATCGCGAAAAGGCGCCGACCGGATCGGGCGAACTCAAGTCGCAATATGGAGCCCAATAA
- a CDS encoding YegP family protein, protein MAHKFVIEKNKKGEFVAKFKYNSEIIFWTEGYSSKANARKAIESILKNGPGAPVEEAE, encoded by the coding sequence ATGGCGCACAAGTTCGTGATCGAAAAGAACAAGAAAGGCGAGTTCGTCGCCAAGTTCAAATATAACAGCGAAATCATCTTCTGGACCGAGGGCTATTCCAGCAAGGCGAATGCCCGCAAAGCCATCGAATCGATCCTGAAGAACGGTCCCGGCGCGCCGGTCGAGGAAGCGGAATAA
- a CDS encoding type II secretion system F family protein, translated as MDGKMILMAVLLATLLGLVFAAFSGPSPDKARKRRIALIRGRHSDSAEAVLEARMRRAIDSRQPITEMKMLVSLIPNPDNLTKRLRMTGKKWTLSQYMTSCAVIFLFMAAVMMLRGFPLFFALMVSLAAGLGLPHWWVSRLINKRIAQFNAKFPDALELLTRGLRSGLPIAETLGVVSVEIPGPVGEEFRLITERIKIGKTMDQALQETADRLGTAEFQFFVISLAIQRETGGNLAETLSNLATVLRQRAQMKLKIRAMSSESKASAYIIGALPFIVFGLISYINFDYMSPFYTPDPMGLFGLSLMQVIGIGGMCWMGIGAFIMAQMINFEI; from the coding sequence ATGGACGGCAAGATGATCCTGATGGCGGTGCTGCTGGCGACCCTCCTGGGGCTCGTCTTCGCGGCCTTTTCCGGCCCGTCGCCCGACAAGGCCCGCAAGCGCCGCATCGCGCTGATCCGCGGGCGGCACAGCGATTCCGCCGAAGCGGTGCTGGAAGCGCGGATGCGCCGCGCGATCGACAGCCGCCAGCCCATCACCGAAATGAAGATGCTGGTGTCGCTGATTCCCAATCCGGACAATCTGACCAAGCGGCTTCGGATGACCGGCAAGAAATGGACGCTCAGCCAGTATATGACGAGCTGCGCCGTGATCTTCCTGTTCATGGCGGCGGTAATGATGCTGCGCGGATTTCCGCTTTTCTTCGCGCTGATGGTGTCGCTGGCGGCGGGCCTGGGCCTGCCGCACTGGTGGGTCAGCCGCCTCATCAACAAGCGGATCGCCCAGTTCAACGCCAAATTCCCCGACGCGCTGGAGCTGCTGACGCGCGGCCTGCGCTCGGGCCTTCCCATCGCCGAGACGCTGGGCGTCGTGTCCGTGGAAATCCCCGGCCCCGTCGGCGAGGAGTTCCGCCTCATCACCGAGCGCATCAAGATCGGCAAGACGATGGACCAGGCGTTGCAGGAGACCGCCGACCGACTGGGCACGGCGGAGTTCCAGTTCTTCGTCATCTCGCTAGCGATCCAGCGGGAAACCGGCGGCAACCTCGCCGAAACGCTGTCGAACCTCGCCACCGTGCTGCGCCAGCGCGCGCAGATGAAGCTGAAGATCCGCGCCATGTCCTCGGAATCCAAGGCATCGGCCTATATCATCGGCGCGCTGCCGTTCATCGTCTTCGGCCTCATCAGCTACATCAACTTCGATTATATGAGCCCCTTCTACACGCCCGATCCCATGGGCCTGTTCGGCCTGTCGCTGATGCAGGTGATCGGCATCGGGGGCATGTGCTGGATGGGCATAGGCGCCTTCATCATGGCGCAGATGATCAACTTCGAGATCTGA
- a CDS encoding A24 family peptidase, translating into MMGEYFRVAMLCLLGVLLIVAAVTDLRSRIISNRLNLAVAALAPIWWVASGMAVWPDMAAQLLTAAIVFAIFAGLFSLGWMGGGDVKLLGALALWFPWQGVMSLIILMAVLGGLVTVATVIHHRMTKRLGQPEIPYGVAISLSALWLIWPTIF; encoded by the coding sequence ATGATGGGGGAATATTTCAGAGTCGCGATGCTGTGCCTGCTGGGCGTGCTGCTGATCGTAGCGGCCGTCACGGACCTGCGCTCGCGCATCATTTCGAACCGGCTCAACTTGGCCGTGGCCGCGCTGGCGCCGATCTGGTGGGTGGCGAGCGGGATGGCGGTGTGGCCCGACATGGCAGCGCAACTGCTGACGGCGGCCATCGTCTTCGCGATCTTCGCGGGTCTGTTCTCGCTCGGCTGGATGGGCGGCGGCGACGTCAAGCTGCTGGGCGCGCTGGCGCTGTGGTTTCCCTGGCAGGGGGTCATGTCGCTCATCATCCTGATGGCGGTGCTGGGCGGCCTGGTGACCGTGGCGACCGTGATCCACCACCGCATGACCAAGCGGCTGGGACAGCCGGAGATCCCCTATGGCGTCGCGATCTCGCTGTCGGCGCTGTGGCTGATTTGGCCAACGATATTTTAA
- a CDS encoding type II and III secretion system protein family protein has translation MKGLHLLRRTAAIKPMATPAIALGLALAAAAMPTTALNAAPSSMQDNAILLSVGGSRVINLPAPMSDVVIADPDVADVHVRSQNQLYLLAKKAGETTVFVTAKNGKVLFSGTVRVGNNLTNIDDMLRLAMPEANIAANKMNGMVLLTGTIAAPEDAAEAERLTQAFVGKDVTVVSRLRMATPLQVNLQVKIAEVSRDLGHKIGTNFSGPTLRGNGQTQGILGGGTRNFGSYDPNKNLWTFNSPFDGGYSIGGVARLLGIDIAGVLDLAESSGLATTLAQPNLTALSGETASFLAGGEFPYTVSNGTQGNSLEWKQYGVQLAFTPTVLADGRISLRVRPTVSSLDFSLDVNTPALRTRTAETTVELGSGQAFMIAGLLNNQTGNTINKVPGLGNIPILGSLFKSRSFQRNETELVIVVTPYLVKPVNASDIRLPTDAFRTATEGQGLFLQQANDSISGGRAPAPTRGPDVPMPAPGPQASASMPAMAARDHRKAAKASDATPGFSY, from the coding sequence ATGAAGGGATTGCACCTGCTCCGCCGGACGGCGGCGATCAAGCCGATGGCAACGCCGGCGATCGCCCTCGGCCTCGCGCTCGCGGCGGCGGCCATGCCGACCACGGCTCTCAACGCGGCTCCCTCCTCCATGCAGGACAATGCGATCCTGCTGTCGGTGGGCGGCAGCCGGGTCATCAACCTGCCCGCGCCCATGTCGGACGTGGTGATCGCCGATCCCGACGTGGCGGACGTCCACGTCCGGTCGCAGAACCAGCTCTACCTGCTGGCGAAGAAAGCGGGCGAGACCACCGTCTTCGTCACGGCGAAGAACGGCAAGGTCCTGTTTTCCGGCACCGTGCGGGTCGGCAACAACCTGACCAATATCGACGACATGCTGCGGCTGGCGATGCCCGAAGCGAATATCGCGGCGAACAAGATGAACGGCATGGTCCTGTTGACCGGCACGATCGCCGCCCCCGAGGACGCCGCCGAAGCCGAAAGGCTGACGCAGGCTTTCGTGGGCAAGGACGTGACCGTGGTCAGCCGCCTGCGCATGGCGACGCCGCTACAGGTCAATCTTCAGGTCAAGATCGCGGAAGTCAGCCGGGACCTCGGCCACAAGATCGGTACGAATTTCAGCGGCCCTACCCTTCGCGGCAACGGCCAGACGCAGGGCATATTGGGCGGCGGCACCCGTAATTTCGGCAGCTATGACCCCAACAAGAATCTGTGGACCTTCAACAGTCCCTTTGACGGAGGCTACAGCATCGGCGGCGTCGCCCGCCTGTTGGGCATCGACATCGCAGGCGTCCTGGACCTGGCGGAATCGAGTGGCCTGGCCACCACGCTGGCGCAGCCCAACCTGACCGCGCTCTCCGGCGAAACGGCAAGCTTCCTGGCGGGCGGCGAGTTTCCCTATACGGTCAGCAACGGCACGCAGGGCAACAGCCTTGAATGGAAGCAATATGGCGTCCAGCTCGCCTTCACGCCTACGGTGCTGGCCGACGGCCGGATTTCCCTGCGCGTCCGCCCCACGGTTTCCAGCCTCGACTTCTCGCTCGACGTCAATACGCCGGCGCTCAGGACCCGCACGGCGGAAACCACGGTGGAGCTCGGATCGGGGCAGGCCTTCATGATCGCGGGTCTGCTGAACAATCAGACCGGCAACACCATCAACAAGGTGCCGGGCCTTGGCAACATCCCGATCCTGGGCAGCCTGTTCAAATCGCGCAGTTTTCAGCGCAATGAAACCGAACTGGTGATCGTCGTGACGCCTTATCTGGTGAAGCCGGTCAACGCATCCGACATCCGGCTGCCCACCGACGCCTTCCGCACCGCGACTGAAGGCCAGGGCCTGTTCCTGCAGCAGGCCAATGACAGCATCAGCGGCGGCCGCGCGCCCGCGCCGACGCGCGGTCCCGACGTGCCCATGCCCGCGCCCGGCCCCCAGGCTTCGGCATCGATGCCCGCCATGGCGGCGCGCGACCATCGCAAGGCGGCCAAGGCGAGCGACGCCACCCCTGGCTTCAGCTACTGA
- the thrB gene encoding homoserine kinase: MAVYTHVPAEDIDAFLTRYDAGRLVSAKGIAEGVENSNYLLETTGADGNGHRYILTLYEKRVDEADLPFFMDLLDHLGARGMPVPRFIAAKDGTRLQQLSGRPACLIEFLTGISVTEPTVAQSRAAGAALGAMHRAAEGFKGERRNALDLPGWHDLAAKCGEDFDRIAPGLGARVAEELAFLDAHWPASLPRAVIHADLFPDNVLMLGDEVTGLIDFYFSCTDIRAYDLAVTHSAWAFSHDGAIWHGDRAAALGAGYAQTHGLSEAERVAFPVLCRGAALRFLLTRAYDWINTPADALVTRKDPLAFLRRLDFYAKADAGALLGA, from the coding sequence ATGGCCGTCTACACCCATGTTCCCGCCGAGGACATCGACGCCTTCCTGACCCGCTATGACGCGGGCCGCCTCGTATCCGCCAAGGGCATTGCCGAGGGGGTGGAGAACAGCAATTACCTGCTCGAAACCACCGGGGCGGATGGAAACGGGCATCGCTATATCCTCACGCTCTACGAAAAGCGGGTGGATGAGGCGGACCTGCCCTTTTTCATGGACCTGCTCGATCATCTGGGCGCGCGCGGGATGCCGGTGCCGCGTTTCATCGCCGCGAAGGACGGGACGCGGCTGCAACAGCTTTCCGGGCGGCCCGCCTGCCTGATCGAATTCCTGACCGGCATTTCCGTCACCGAGCCGACCGTGGCGCAGTCCCGCGCAGCCGGCGCGGCGCTGGGGGCGATGCATCGCGCGGCGGAAGGTTTCAAGGGCGAGCGGCGAAACGCGCTCGATCTGCCGGGCTGGCATGATCTGGCGGCGAAATGCGGCGAGGATTTCGACCGGATCGCGCCCGGACTTGGCGCGCGGGTGGCGGAGGAACTGGCCTTTCTCGACGCGCACTGGCCCGCCAGCCTGCCGCGCGCCGTCATCCATGCAGACCTTTTTCCCGACAATGTGCTGATGCTGGGGGATGAGGTGACGGGCCTTATCGACTTTTATTTCAGCTGCACCGACATCCGCGCCTATGACCTTGCCGTCACGCACAGTGCGTGGGCGTTCAGCCATGACGGGGCGATCTGGCATGGCGACCGCGCCGCGGCGCTGGGCGCGGGCTATGCGCAGACGCATGGGTTGTCGGAGGCGGAGCGGGTGGCTTTTCCCGTCCTGTGCCGGGGCGCGGCTTTGCGCTTCCTGCTGACGCGGGCCTATGACTGGATCAACACGCCCGCCGATGCGCTGGTGACGCGCAAGGACCCGCTCGCCTTCCTGCGCCGCCTCGATTTCTATGCGAAGGCCGATGCAGGGGCCTTGCTGGGGGCATGA
- a CDS encoding alpha/beta fold hydrolase codes for MDSPASLPPSFDRRAWPMDGRVDYWQAADGWPLRRYRLGDGSRGRMLLLNGRGDMIEKYLEVIHHWADRGWAVTAFDWRGQGGSGRLTDDPLTGHIGDFGQWIADLDAFAADWRREGEGPSAMVAHSMGGHLMLRALAEGMTPPDAAVAVAPMLGVHSAPLPRWLALGIATLMCRLGFAERQAWTQKEASDRQRRMRQKRLTHDPARYADELWWRDQSRDIALGPPSWNWVRQALASTRALEENAALARLNVPLLILAAQHDALVSTPVIRRIAARIPHAALHVYGPEAAHEILRELDPVRLDALERIDAFLDGNAR; via the coding sequence ATGGATTCGCCCGCTTCCCTTCCCCCCTCTTTCGACCGCCGCGCCTGGCCCATGGACGGGCGGGTGGATTATTGGCAGGCGGCGGACGGGTGGCCGCTGCGCCGATACCGGCTGGGCGATGGGTCACGGGGCCGGATGCTGCTCCTCAACGGGCGCGGCGACATGATCGAGAAATATCTGGAAGTGATCCATCATTGGGCGGACCGGGGCTGGGCCGTCACCGCGTTCGACTGGCGCGGGCAGGGGGGATCGGGACGGCTGACGGACGATCCGTTGACCGGCCATATCGGGGATTTCGGCCAGTGGATTGCCGATCTCGACGCCTTCGCCGCCGACTGGCGCAGGGAAGGAGAAGGGCCCAGCGCGATGGTCGCGCACAGCATGGGCGGCCACCTGATGCTGCGCGCGCTGGCCGAAGGCATGACCCCGCCCGACGCCGCCGTCGCTGTCGCGCCGATGCTGGGCGTGCATAGCGCGCCCCTGCCGCGATGGCTGGCTCTGGGGATCGCCACGCTGATGTGTCGCCTTGGCTTTGCCGAGCGGCAGGCATGGACGCAAAAGGAGGCATCCGACCGGCAGCGGCGGATGCGCCAGAAGCGCCTGACCCACGATCCCGCGCGCTATGCCGACGAACTCTGGTGGCGCGACCAGAGCCGCGACATTGCGCTGGGGCCGCCAAGCTGGAACTGGGTGCGGCAGGCGCTGGCGTCGACCCGCGCGCTGGAGGAGAATGCGGCGCTCGCCCGGCTGAACGTGCCGCTTCTCATCCTCGCGGCGCAGCATGACGCGCTGGTGTCCACGCCCGTGATCCGGCGGATCGCGGCGCGGATTCCCCATGCGGCGCTGCATGTCTATGGGCCGGAAGCGGCGCATGAGATACTGCGCGAGCTGGACCCGGTGCGTCTGGACGCGCTGGAACGGATCGACGCTTTTCTGGACGGGAATGCGCGTTGA